In a genomic window of Brettanomyces nanus chromosome 1, complete sequence:
- a CDS encoding uncharacterized protein (EggNog:ENOG41~BUSCO:EOG09340NCD), which yields MPQMPNNKSSSINEKLIITIPLGYTFFIKPSETIFEALIQSDWQSKGPEAVSTIPTIQNQLFQQLSPKALIFDNLPPLRQVVTSVNENYAQYGIITILNEFRISDLKLTASIIGSCSVQKQIHDIRLMILKSFSPIIKVNIDVSASGKHRRCFKNSDNSEITTEFADYLREVSLFTGTSIYVIKSDDASSGNCQISIVGSRDQVKSSENKIRLKMDDLNPLLFSDFLELTSLSLLPLISGPELASMKRIIQQTHCSIYLPNLLPNLYYAKQETNSPPRIYITGLRALVLQAKNAIAAIISKTSTNPFMKQLAVMPLKREMLILQRAKEIKSGESLSADNSSAFDQLMYSTGCYIEISPLGYGKESTTSDIVTFQGNSIEDVDSAIDRFVEMLSGLYSAKSEFIISNDMRNGEKQMDINRFLNFCDTLASNSDVAVSCSKYGSSYVVQTLGSPQSTRLATNYSSQLGPYFNEEIKKTSVQFQIELPNQERDFIAGKKNGKLVKIANTSSVSVQLLPFTDHNFLVELSGETLGDAVLGLELLEEEMPKSITFNVPESFHRQIIGVGGQTVQTIMRKYNVFIKFSNSFEMGDKPLDRQHAGQAANFRQGFIRKKNVIIKCPAKNRTQIPLARLELERLVEKVAHNNYKCCVVSFNSSQWVLLTGEKLNDLFNKNKKKPTNFITELEKHTNTYIKFPGPDCERPTAKSVIVSIYGSESSPRIACNELKKLLPYCYEVRLRKSVKFDRLEAVTSNVAELVDGSRPLDKVQQEFLNNVVVPFRMLFSSELFLMSSKDEQYDSIFINYYPMTFGYQFTSMRAERLSTEGQSQIIQSDSFQQLLSSLKQFLKDCRFEIIEEQIKQVNLIFESHERQGKENLSKDLQGKQPHLQQKQHNRHGNQDRNARNQPNDNIGRTEDVSSPLGLASLSMPNGAYGGAATYHYQTNMMDGNPYLQQGPIQPQQPQDNAGAFKYPRYRNANWE from the coding sequence ATGCCGCAAATGCCCAATAACAAATCCTCATCCATCAATGAAAAACTGATCATCACCATTCCCTTAGGCTATACGTTTTTCATCAAACCTTCTGAGACCATTTTCGAAGCCTTGATTCAGTCTGATTGGCAGTCCAAGGGACCTGAGGCAGTCTCTACAATTCCCACAATTCAGAATCAGTTGTTTCAGCAGTTATCCCCAAAGGCTTTGATATTCGATAATCTTCCACCTCTCCGTCAAGTGGTTACTTCTGTCAACGAGAACTACGCTCAGTACGGAATCATAACCATCTTAAATGAGTTCAGAATATCAGATTTGAAGTTGACCGCCTCCATTATTGGTAGCTGTTCTGTTCAGAAACAGATTCACGATATCAGACTAATGATATTGAAATCCTTTAGTCCCATTATCAAGGTTAATATTGATGTCAGTGCTTCCGGTAAACATCGTCGTTGCTTTAAAAATTCTGACAACTCAGAAATAACCACCGAATTTGCTGACTATCTAAGAGAAGTATCTCTTTTCACTGGAACTTCTATTTATGTCATCAAATCGGATGATGCTTCTTCCGGAAACTGTCAAATCTCAATCGTCGGTAGTAGAGATCAGGTGAAGAGCTCAGAAAATAAGATCAGACTAAAAATGGATGATCTAAACCCTCTACTGTTCTCTGACTTCTTAGAGTTAACTTCTCTATCTCTATTACCTCTTATTTCCGGGCCAGAATTGGCCAGCATGAAGCGGATTATCCAGCAGACACATTGCAGCATatatcttccaaatctgcTACCAAATTTATATTATGCCAAACAGGAAACCAATTCTCCACCAAGAATTTATATCACGGGCCTTAGAGCTCTGGTGTTACAGGCCAAGAATGCCATTGCAGCAATCATTAGTAAAACTAGTACGAATCCTTTTATGAAGCAGCTTGCTGTCATGCCTCTCAAAAGGGAAATGCTAATCCTCCAAAGAGCCAAGGAGATAAAATCAGGTGAGTCCTTATCTGCTGATAATTCTTCTGCTTTCGATCAGTTGATGTACTCAACCGGATGCTATATAGAGATATCACCATTAGGATACGGAAAGGAGAGCACAACAAGCGATATTGTGACTTTCCAGGGAAATTCCATTGAAGATGTCGACTCTGCCATCGATCGTTTTGTCGAAATGTTGTCTGGATTGTATTCTGCCAAATCAGAATTTATCATCAGCAACGACATGCGTAACGGCGAGAAACAGATGGATATCAACAGATTTCTTAATTTCTGTGATACGCTTGCCTCTAATTCCGATGTTGCCGTATCTTGCTCCAAATATGGGTCCAGCTATGTAGTTCAGACGTTGGGTAGTCCACAGAGTACAAGACTAGCAACAAATTACTCGTCACAGTTAGGACCATATTTcaatgaagagattaaaAAGACTTCAGTTCAATTCCAAATCGAGTTACCCAATCAGGAAAGAGACTTCATTGCAGGTAAAAAGAACGGAAAGCTAGTAAAAATTGCCAACACTTCGTCTGTTTCGGTACAATTACTTCCATTTACTGATCATAACTTCCTGGTTGAACTGTCGGGAGAAACACTTGGAGATGCCGTTTTGGGACTAGAGttattggaagaagaaatgccTAAATCAATCACGTTCAATGTTCCGGAATCGTTCCATCGCCAGATCATTGGTGTCGGAGGGCAGACGGTTCAGACAATTATGAGGAAGTACAACGTGTTCATCAAGTTCTCAAACTCGTTTGAAATGGGAGATAAGCCGTTGGACAGGCAACACGCTGGTCAAGCTGCCAACTTCAGACAGGGATTCattagaaagaagaacgTCATAATCAAATGTCCTGCTAAAAACAGAACTCAAATTCCCTTGGCTCGACTAGAACTTGAGAGATTGGTAGAAAAGGTTGCACATAACAACTATAAGTGCTGCGTGGTGTCATTTAACTCATCTCAATGGGTTTTACTGACAggagagaagttgaatgaCCTGTTCAAtaagaacaaaaagaaacctACCAACTTCATCACAGAGTTGGAAAAACATACCAACACCTACATCAAGTTTCCAGGACCAGACTGTGAGCGTCCAACTGCAAAGTCTGTCATAGTAAGCATCTATGGCTCGGAGAGTAGTCCTCGAATTGCTTGTAATGAGCTCAAGAAATTGCTACCTTACTGCTATGAAGTGAGATTACGCAAATCAGTCAAATTTGATAGACTAGAGGCTGTCACAAGCAATGTGGCCGAACTAGTTGATGGTTCTCGTCCATTGGATAAGGTCCAACAGGAGTTTCTCAATAATGTGGTGGTACCATTTCGGATGCTATTCAGTTCGGAGCTTTTCCTTATGAGCAGTAAAGATGAACAGTACGATTCCATCTTTATCAACTACTATCCAATGACATTTGGCTACCAATTTACCAGTATGAGAGCTGAAAGATTGTCTACTGAAGGCCAGAGTCAGATTATACAATCCGACAGTTTCCAGCAGCTGCTTTCATCCTTGAAACAGTTCCTCAAAGACTGTCGCTTTGAAATCATAGAGGAACAGATTAAACAGGTCAACTTGATCTTTGAATCACACGAGAGACAAGGAAAGGAAAACCTTTCCAAAGATTTGCAGGGAAAGCAACCTCATttgcagcagaagcagcatAACAGACACGGCAACCAAGACCGCAACGCACGCAATCAGCCAAACGACAATATTGGCAGAACTGAGGACGTTTCCAGTCCCCTAGGTCTAGCTAGTCTGTCCATGCCGAACGGTGCATACGGTGGTGCGGCCACGTACCATTATCAGACCAATATGATGGATGGTAACCCATACCTTCAGCAAGGTCCTATTCAACCGCAACAACCACAGGATAACGCAGGAGCCTTCAAGTATCCCAGATATCGGAACGCCAACTGGGAGTGA
- a CDS encoding uncharacterized protein (EggNog:ENOG41), whose amino-acid sequence MRKYVLTGVDGYLGSVAADFALTIKKPNQKLVFTSYDPEKIPAETRKRYVDAGAEVKHLSYDNVDEMVAIFKDAEAVSFISTWLIGEGRRRQHGNVINSAVEAGVKRICYTSFVGADLEKDLPVLPQDHKYTEQLIFKSGLTYTIQRDYLYADNIINYLAPSWNYCGAKWLNNSGNVPAAYVCRKDCGRVLGALLMGKGEPNTIYAITGPKLVTDQEYFDKICAASGYKGELVPYTDEQLYEYWGKQGCPRDVEDDANKNKSPMKLVMDDLVSTGEVVRRGLMSEANDNIKKLTGREPSTIDDVIKALKDVWPKNE is encoded by the coding sequence ATGAGAAAATACGTTTTAACAGGAGTGGACGGATACCTTGGTTCTGTCGCTGCCGATTTTGCACTCACCATTAAGAAGCCAAACCAGAAATTAGTCTTCACTTCTTATGATCCCGAAAAAATTCCCGCTGAaacaagaaagagataCGTCGACGCCGGTGCTGAAGTTAAGCACTTATCCTATGACaatgttgatgagatgGTTGCAATCTTTAAGGATGCAGAAGCCGTTTCGTTCATCTCAACATGGCTTATTGGTGAGGGTCGTCGGAGACAGCACGGAAACGTGATCAACTCAGCTGTCGAGGCCGGTGTCAAGCGGATTTGCTACACCTCTTTTGTCGGTGCTGATTTAGAGAAGGATCTAcctgttcttcctcaagATCACAAATACACTGAACAATTGATTTTCAAGAGTGGTTTGACCTATACTATTCAAAGGGATTACTTGTATGCAGACAACATCATCAACTATCTTGCTCCATCGTGGAATTACTGTGGAGCCAAATGGCTAAACAACAGCGGCAATGTTCCTGCTGCTTACGTTTGTCGTAAAGATTGTGGTCGTGTTCTAGGTGCTCTTCTAATGGGAAAAGGTGAGCCAAACACTATCTACGCAATTACTGGCCCTAAACTTGTCACAGACCAGGAGTACTTCGACAAAATTTGTGCTGCTTCTGGATACAAGGGTGAACTTGTTCCATACACCGATGAGCAGTTGTATGAATACTGGGGAAAGCAAGGATGTCCACGTGATGTCGAGGATGACGCTAACAAAAACAAGTCTCCAATGAAATTGGTCATGGATGATTTGGTCTCTACCGGTGAGGTGGTTAGACGTGGTTTGATGAGTGAAGCTAATGATAACATCAAGAAGCTTACTGGTCGTGAGCCATCGACAATAGATGATGTCATTAAGGCTCTTAAGGACGTTTGGCCAAAGAACGAGTAA
- a CDS encoding uncharacterized protein (BUSCO:EOG09341OZB): MVGILLCVSTHDGNHLVFHYPPKPGYFGYRPVPLPTNSSDRTKTYDEAGSNASSSSSSEDDEDFKNKAKSEDEDDADSDDDDKDNGYEDGEGYYTRNSRSKENPDLKTDLQKDSSRDSQTAPRDSISLRPGSIVSGTSSHHGSFPVTTEGSGSLKSSPVFGSSSIVSSKQQSQQQQRQPPHVHRVRKLFGFNVDFISEMVSPPKALCNNRFELTVEDMVFLGLPIHIGDDGNWRPTHHHHHHHKKSSKHRHTKSYTTSDTSTSGAIDDGDDEIEAEEKDKDKLEEDIEDEETNEEDQHTTHQSSLDCPMYMFNLVFVMNPPVDEYNYRIDQMYHYVISRMTLLLRYEQQKTNYVWEESKKILKLREEAMSLGLGVKKQWNYIVEKSSLANVIRQTYEAMRNSDIVNVEINAKFSSFQIPIKTEFNTVPPKNIRVLPGSSLSSISPFNNMMTDPVNYPGSQPDSDNCMVYFALLLLDDSETIIRDIKAEKDSLIANFIRMIKPTENLMRLSTLSGLDITEVKLFASHLVYWRRAKATLPLAPRNIYIVSPLAPMDQMYKDSVLFRVNFPNLPSLSNFLSLISTNSNRPRPVSTIIPSRDHRDLYMEAVSWLLKYGYLTQLYTFLWLCISKEIKIRVAEELETEKKRRQSMKKKENKQKKLSETTNGGDESALATSGESSETNENEEGGKVRNTDNTTKEGTLAEKGAPHRNLGEEGTTRANVSREFSAESITGQSEASNDNRGFKKKVMVQFEEEEEEDTILTDPESATALERRWIAKCVEGKPTEVVNLFYRLLKYMNGKNPLELIILRENVSRQDVRKMLGTVDRVVTVRHW; the protein is encoded by the exons ATGGTTG gcattcttctttgtgTTTCTACCCACGACGGGAATCACCTAGTCTTTCATTATCCTCCTAAACCTGGTTACTTTGGATACCGTCCAGTTCCTCTGCCAACCAATTCCTCGGACAGGACTAAAACCTATGACGAAGCCGGGTCCAATGCCAGTTCTTCCAGCTCCagtgaagatgacgaagacTTCAAAAATAAAGCCAAATCAGAGGACGAAGACGATGCTGACagtgacgatgacgataaagATAACGGTTATGAGGACGGTGAAGGATACTATACTCGAAACAGCCGATCCAAGGAGAACCCGGATCTCAAGACTGATCTCCAAAAGGATTCGTCTCGCGACTCTCAGACTGCACCACGTGATTCTATCTCCCTTAGACCCGGTTCGATTGTGTCTGGCACATCATCTCATCATGGGTCTTTTCCTGTTACCACCGAGGGCTCCGGATCTTTGAAGAGCAGTCCTGTTTTCGGTAGCTCATCCATTGTGTCATCCAAACAGCAGtcacaacaacaacagagACAGCCTCCCCACGTTCATAGAGTCCGAAAATTGTTTGGGTTCAATGTCGACTTCATCAGCGAGATGGTGAGTCCTCCGAAGGCTCTTTGCAACAACCGGTTCGAACTTACAGTGGAAGACATGGTTTTTCTTGGATTACCTATTCATATAGGAGACGACGGAAACTGGAGACCcactcatcatcatcatcatcatcataaaaAGAGCAGCAAGCATAGACATACTAAGAGCTATACCACATCTGATACGTCTACCAGTGGTGCCATAGATGACGGTGATGACGAGATTgaggcagaagaaaaagataaGGATAAACTAGaggaagatattgaggatgaagaaacgAACGAAGAAGACCAACATACTACGCATCagtcttctttggattgtCCTATGTACAtgttcaatttggtgtTTGTGATGAATCCTCCAGTTGACGAGTACAACTATAGAATCGACCAAATGTATCATTATGTGATTAGCAGAATGACGCTTTTACTTCGTTACGAACAACAGAAGACCAATTATGTGTGGGAGGAATCtaagaaaattttgaagcttCGTGAAGAGGCGATGTCTCTTGGACTCGGCGTCAAAAAACAATGGAATTACATAGTAGAAAAGTCATCTTTGGCCAACGTCATTCGACAGACCTATGAGGCTATGAGGAACTCAGATATTGTCAATGTGGAAATCAACGCGAAGTTCAGCTCATTCCAGATTCCAATCAAAACCGAATTCAATACGGTTCCTCCGAAGAATATCCGAGTTCTTCCCGGTTCTAGTCTTTCCTCAATATCCCCTTTCAATAATATGATGACGGATCCGGTGAATTACCCAGGATCTCAGCCGGATAGTGATAACTGTATGGTTTACTTTGCTCTCCTACTATTAGATGACTCAGAGACAATTATTCGAGATATTAAGGCTGAAAAGGATTCTCTGATTGCCAACTTTATCAGAATGATAAAACCCACGGAGAATTTGATGCGTCTTTCTACCCTTAGCGGTCTTGATATTACCGAGGTAAAGCTTTTTGCCAGTCATTTGGTTTACTGGCGTAGAGCTAAAGCTACATTACCTTTGGCACCTAGAAACATCTACATTGTATCACCTCTAGCGCCTATGGATCAAATGTACAAAGATTCTGTACTGTTTCGAGTAAACTTCCCCAATTTACCGTCTCTTTCGAACTTTTTGTCCCTCATTTCCACAAATTCAAACAGACCAAGACCTGTCAGTACCATTATACCTAGTCGGGACCATAGAGACTTATATATGGAGGCAGTATCTTGGCTATTGAAGTATGGATATTTGACTCAGCTGTACacttttctttggctttgtATTAGTAAGGAAATCAAGATTAGAGTTGCTGAAGAGCTTGAGAccgaaaagaaaagacgacagagtatgaagaagaaggaaaataaaCAGAAAAAGCTATCGGAGACCACGAATGGCGGTGATGAAAGTGCCTTAGCGACGTCAGGAGAAAGCTCGGAGACGAACGAGAATGAAGAGGGCGGGAAGGTTCGGAATACGGACAACACTACCAAGGAAGGGACTTTAGCAGAGAAGGGGGCCCCCCATCGAAATTTAGGAGAGGAAGGAACTACACGAGCAAATGTTTCCAGAGAGTTTAGTGCAGAGAGCATTACAGGGCAAAGTGAAGCCAGCAACGATAATAGAGGatttaaaaaaaaagttatggttcaatttgaagaagaagaggaggaagatacGATCCTTACAGATCCAGAGTCGGCTACAGcgttggaaagaagatggataGCGAAATGCGTGGAGGGTAAGCCTACAGAGGTGGTGAACTTATTCTACAGACTGTTGAAGTACATGAACGGCAAGAACCCATTAGAGTTAATCATCTTGAGGGAGAATGTGAGTAGACAGGATGTCAGAAAGATGCTTGGAACCGTTGATAGGGTGGTGACGGTGAGGCACTGGTGA
- a CDS encoding uncharacterized protein (EggNog:ENOG41), with amino-acid sequence MSTASNEKRIKQYRESVKAKLKVHYLSRIFYVLEVSGYTFKTRSTNWKGSKFYSQMLCSNDIYTRKDEEGTSSDSYDTSSHPLYACKSRFNYSFDTTSGQFHADFAHLTHHSLPSLASIHSRFLAHPSTDTNTSNIAEEESEELSATPSFVYNDGAVQIKQPEEYDNDQLCDTTFVEDENIYLRQVLTKPSGDISTDPDAKPPTSFACALNSLHQNISSNSRA; translated from the coding sequence ATGAGTACTGCTTCGAACGAGAAGCGTATTAAGCAGTATCGAGAGAGTGTCAAAGCCAAGCTTAAAGTGCACTATTTGAGCAGGATTTTCTATGTTCTCGAAGTTTCCGGCTATACGTTTAAAACCCGGTCTACCAACTGGAAAGGTTCTAAGTTCTATTCACAGATGCTATGCTCTAATGATATATATACCAgaaaggatgaagaaggcACATCTTCTGATTCCTATGACACTTCTTCGCATCCTCTCTATGCTTGTAAATCACGATTCAATTATTCCTTTGACACTACTTCTGGCCAGTTTCATGCCGATTTCGCTCATTTAACTCATCATTCGTTGCCATCTCTCGCTTCTATACACTCGCGTTTTTTGGCACACCCCTCTACTGATACAAATACGAGCAATATCGCCGAAGAGGAGTCAGAAGAGCTATCTGCCACTCCTTCGTTCGTTTATAATGACGGTGCTGTTCAGATCAAGCAACCCGAAGAGTACGATAACGATCAGCTCTGTGATACTACCTTTGTCGAGGATGAAAATATCTATCTACGGCAAGTCTTGACAAAGCCTTCAGGAGATATCTCTACAGACCCAGATGCTAAGCCGCCGACATCATTTGCCTGTGCTCTCAATAGTCTACATCAGAACATTTCTTCGAATTCTAGAGCTTAA
- a CDS encoding uncharacterized protein (BUSCO:EOG09341O7D), whose product MEVINEVSRLVCKEKSADYLIPVEDNLSLENNYSMALKSLSVWISKIGKDQTARRLLAQSSSLWELIEQFLERESNSIRNEHDGEYARDRLRVLRGVVLLTSNVLGGVTQDNKMDFSKLQDQFSSLCVCFLQKKEVKVYDGIVVLGALACFQALSNLLVSLENQGKPIEWTENDFSAINAVVCTNCTGEDSRALWISMFRYLGKLTSSEDFVKSWLEDHLPDYKNLMVKYRKQVANNPDSIVPALNLSFHIITSAYIEKLVTILTLQDEQILETFLQAHKNEDEDSCLELNFDTEPTVLMILLRDTQIIVGSKDTGWTRESKIIVASWLMNYTLNLKTILTERCQTISVDSILKAYKWHLAPTLDSISSLLRFSTVTEMLNSYNFLSNILMLFEIVCKKTKRGRLDDAENDIDSSKMAGIKSMILEIIGYLVSGNFKNQELVRNQHSLELVLDSCNLDFDEPFIRERGILCIKSLLDNNRGNQDFIANLEAKGTKMDEKSREIMEDCGYQVEFEEGQVRLKAKGSIKEV is encoded by the coding sequence ATGGAGGTGATCAACGAAGTCAGCAGGTTGGTTTGTAAGGAAAAGAGTGCCGACTACTTGATTCCAGTTGAAGATAACCTGAGTTTGGAGAATAATTACTCGATGGCTTTGAAATCCTTATCAGTATGGATCAGTAAGATTGGTAAAGATCAGACAGCGAGACGACTATTGGCTCAATCATCAAGTTTATGGGAGCTTATAGAGCAATTTTTGGAACGAGAATCCAATTCAATACGCAATGAACATGATGGTGAATATGCTAGAGATAGACTTCGAGTTCTTCGGGGGGTGGTTCTTTTAACCTCGAACGTTCTTGGAGGAGTGACTCAAGATAATAAGATGGATTTTTCTAAACTTCAGGaccaattttcttctctttgtgTTTGTTTTCtccaaaagaaggaagTAAAAGTGTATGATGGAATCGTAGTTTTGGGAGCTTTGGCATGTTTTCAGGCCCTTTCAAATCTCCTAGTTAGTCTTGAAAACCAAGGAAAGCCTATAGAATGGACCGAAAACGATTTCAGTGCTATCAATGCTGTTGTGTGTACTAATTGCACAGGAGAAGACTCGAGAGCACTCTGGATCTCCATGTTCAGATACCTTGGAAAATTAACATCATCGGAAGATTTTGTCAAAAGCTGGCTAGAAGACCATTTACCGGACTATAAAAATTTGATGGTTAAGTATCGAAAGCAGGTCGCAAATAATCCCGATAGTATTGTACCTGCGTTGAACTTATCATTTCATATTATAACCAGTGCATATATAGAAAAATTGGTCACGATATTGACTCTTCAAGACGAGCAGATACTTGAAACGTTTCTACAGGCTCACAAAAACGAGGATGAGGATTCTTGTTTGGAGCTGAACTTTGATACAGAGCCAACAGTACTAATGATACTACTAAGAGATACCCAAATTATTGTTGGAAGTAAGGACACCGGATGGACTCGAGAGAGTAAAATAATAGTTGCTTCCTGGTTGATGAATTATACACTAAATCTCAAGACGATTTTAACGGAAAGATGCCAAACGATATCTGTTGACAGCATTTTGAAAGCCTATAAGTGGCATCTTGCACCTACTTTGGACTCTATTTCCAGTCTTTTAAGATTTTCGACGGTTACTGAAATGCTCAACTCCTATAATTTCCTATCGAATATTCTTATGCTTTTTGAAATCGTTTGCAAGAAGACGAAAAGAGGACGTTTGGACGATGCCGAGAATGATATCGACAGCTCTAAGATGGCCGGTATTAAGAGCATGATTTTAGAAATTATCGGCTATCTTGTTAGTGGCAACTTTAAGAACCAAGAATTAGTGAGAAATCAACATAGCCTTGAATTAGTTTTGGATAGTTGCAACTTAGATTTTGATGAGCCGTTTATCAGGGAAAGAGGCATTCTCTGCATCAAATCATTGTTAGACAACAATCGCGGGAATCAGGACTTTATTGCCAATCTGGAGGCGAAGGGAACGAAGATGGATGAAAAGAGCCGAGAAATTATGGAAGATTGCGGGTATCAAGTAGAGTTTGAGGAGGGACAGGTTCGGTTGAAAGCTAAGGGAAGCATTAAAGAGGTGTAG